A part of Paraliobacillus zengyii genomic DNA contains:
- the rpsC gene encoding 30S ribosomal protein S3, translating into MGQKVNPIGLRVGVIRDWESKWYAGKDYADLLHEDIKIREYVEQRLKDAAISKIEIERAANRVNISISTAKPGMVIGKGGSEVEALRKSLNTLTGKKVHINIVEIKKADMDAKLVAENIAKQLENRVSFRRAQKQVIQRAMRLGAKGIRTQVSGRLGGADIARAESYSEGTVPLHTLRADIDYGTAEADTTYGKLGVKVWIYRGEVLPTKNKK; encoded by the coding sequence GTGGGTCAAAAAGTTAATCCGATAGGACTTCGTGTCGGTGTAATCCGTGATTGGGAATCCAAGTGGTACGCCGGTAAAGATTATGCAGACTTATTACATGAAGATATTAAAATTCGTGAATATGTTGAACAAAGACTAAAAGACGCTGCGATTTCTAAGATTGAAATTGAACGTGCAGCAAACCGCGTGAACATCTCCATTTCAACTGCAAAACCAGGAATGGTTATCGGTAAAGGTGGTTCAGAGGTAGAAGCACTACGTAAATCTTTGAATACTCTTACTGGTAAAAAAGTTCACATTAACATCGTAGAAATTAAAAAAGCAGATATGGATGCGAAACTTGTCGCTGAAAATATTGCAAAACAATTAGAAAACCGTGTTTCATTCCGTCGCGCACAAAAGCAAGTAATTCAACGTGCAATGCGTCTTGGAGCAAAAGGTATTCGTACACAAGTATCCGGCCGTTTAGGTGGAGCGGATATCGCACGTGCGGAAAGCTATAGTGAAGGAACTGTACCACTACACACATTACGCGCCGATATTGACTACGGTACTGCAGAAGCAGATACTACTTATGGTAAACTTGGTGTTAAAGTGTGGATCTATCGTGGAGAAGTCCTTCCAACTAAAAACAAAAAGTAA
- a CDS encoding methyl-accepting chemotaxis protein: MKLNSFWRNQSIGSKYGIVFTIVMLAFILSVAITYSLLANTNSSINDTRDKNEVVIEVSELVSLYQDKYLYIPEYIIAEENERLLGYLSLSDQFVDTAKSIRTKLTSNEQIETFNQIIENNHALDEYYFSEIVPKVQNINTEEFIALQAEAGTLKEETMQLASLLKQEAIDSNINSIEEAEQSISTTITTLLLSIIVSFAISVTLIYFISRNIRRSLQQVVATSDAIANGNLNVDNLNDNSKSEIGQLSSSVNYMKSNLKEMINEIASLAMTVDTHVEAFTTHSADVKEGSEQVALTIEELANGATNQADEASVISEKTKEFSNRVISANENGEKLVQFSKDVLNVSIDGDKQMKQSLVHMDTITNTVQDSVIKVKDLENQTTSISEFVNVIRSIADQTNLLALNASIEAARAGESGKGFAVVAEEVRKLAEEVGSSSESITKIVDDIKNQITIMAKELNSGFNEVNIGKQQIETSGQYFFDIKEKVTTMSNQVNDISTTLAYFNVASDEINSSIEHIAAISEESAAGSEEISASVLEQREAIEQVSDGALELRQLVERMNTLISRFHI; this comes from the coding sequence ATGAAACTAAACAGTTTTTGGCGTAATCAATCAATTGGAAGTAAATACGGCATTGTTTTTACAATTGTGATGTTGGCATTTATTTTGTCCGTGGCAATTACATATTCCTTATTAGCAAATACGAATAGTTCCATTAACGATACGCGTGATAAGAATGAAGTTGTAATAGAAGTATCTGAACTAGTATCACTTTATCAAGATAAGTATTTGTATATACCCGAATACATTATCGCAGAAGAAAATGAGCGATTACTTGGTTATTTGTCACTCAGTGATCAGTTTGTTGATACAGCAAAATCAATACGAACAAAACTAACTTCTAACGAGCAAATTGAAACATTTAATCAAATTATCGAAAACAACCACGCTTTAGATGAATACTACTTTAGTGAAATTGTTCCTAAAGTCCAAAACATTAATACAGAAGAATTCATCGCATTGCAAGCAGAAGCAGGTACTTTAAAAGAAGAAACGATGCAATTAGCTTCCTTATTAAAACAAGAAGCGATCGATTCCAATATTAATTCTATAGAAGAAGCTGAACAAAGTATTTCAACTACTATTACTACGCTCCTCCTATCAATTATCGTCTCATTCGCAATCTCAGTAACACTAATCTATTTTATTAGTCGAAACATTCGCCGAAGCCTTCAGCAGGTCGTTGCAACAAGTGATGCAATTGCTAATGGTAATTTGAATGTCGACAATTTAAATGATAATAGTAAAAGTGAAATTGGCCAATTATCTAGTTCGGTTAATTATATGAAATCTAATTTAAAAGAAATGATTAATGAGATAGCTTCATTAGCAATGACAGTAGATACACATGTTGAAGCATTTACCACACATTCTGCTGATGTTAAAGAAGGTAGTGAACAAGTTGCACTTACAATAGAAGAACTTGCAAATGGTGCAACAAATCAGGCAGATGAAGCAAGCGTTATTTCTGAAAAGACAAAAGAGTTTAGTAACAGAGTGATATCAGCAAATGAAAATGGTGAAAAACTTGTCCAATTTTCTAAAGATGTACTAAATGTTTCAATAGATGGTGATAAGCAAATGAAACAATCACTCGTACACATGGATACTATTACGAATACGGTACAAGACTCCGTTATAAAAGTTAAGGATTTAGAAAATCAAACTACTTCAATTTCTGAATTTGTTAATGTGATTCGTTCTATAGCAGATCAAACTAATTTATTAGCACTTAATGCATCGATTGAAGCAGCTCGTGCGGGTGAATCCGGAAAAGGTTTTGCTGTCGTTGCCGAAGAAGTACGTAAACTAGCAGAAGAGGTTGGATCATCTTCTGAGAGTATTACCAAAATTGTTGATGATATAAAAAATCAAATTACGATAATGGCTAAAGAATTAAATAGTGGCTTTAATGAGGTAAATATCGGAAAACAACAAATAGAAACATCTGGTCAATACTTTTTTGACATTAAAGAAAAAGTTACGACAATGTCCAATCAAGTTAATGATATTTCAACCACTCTAGCATATTTCAATGTAGCCAGTGATGAAATCAACAGCTCAATTGAACATATTGCAGCTATCTCAGAAGAATCAGCTGCAGGATCAGAAGAAATATCCGCATCAGTCTTAGAACAAAGAGAAGCGATTGAACAGGTATCTGATGGTGCATTAGAATTACGCCAGCTTGTAGAACGCATGAACACATTAATTTCACGTTTCCATATTTAA
- the rpsS gene encoding 30S ribosomal protein S19 — protein sequence MGRSLKKGPFVDDHLMKKVEKLNEDDKKQVIKTWSRRSTIFPNFVGHTIAVYDGRKHVPVYVTEDMVGHKLGEFAPSRSFRGHAGDDKKTKR from the coding sequence ATGGGTCGTAGTTTAAAAAAAGGACCTTTCGTAGACGATCATTTGATGAAGAAAGTTGAAAAATTAAATGAAGATGACAAAAAACAAGTAATAAAAACTTGGTCGCGACGCTCTACTATTTTCCCAAACTTTGTAGGACACACTATCGCTGTCTATGACGGACGTAAACATGTGCCGGTATATGTTACAGAAGATATGGTTGGACACAAATTAGGTGAATTCGCTCCATCCCGCTCATTCAGAGGGCATGCTGGCGATGACAAGAAAACAAAACGCTAA
- the rplP gene encoding 50S ribosomal protein L16 has protein sequence MLMPKRVKHRKQHRGKMKGKAKGGTSITFGEYGLQALDASWITSRQIEAARIAMTRYMKRGGKVWIKIFPDKPYTAKPLEVRMGSGKGAPEGWVAVVKPGKIMFEIAGVSEEVAREALRLASHKLPIKTKFVKREEIGGEINEG, from the coding sequence ATGTTAATGCCTAAACGTGTAAAACATCGTAAGCAACACCGTGGTAAAATGAAGGGTAAAGCAAAAGGTGGTACATCAATCACTTTTGGTGAATACGGATTGCAAGCTCTCGACGCTTCTTGGATTACAAGTCGTCAAATTGAGGCTGCTCGTATTGCAATGACTCGTTACATGAAACGTGGAGGAAAAGTTTGGATTAAGATTTTCCCAGACAAACCTTACACAGCAAAACCTCTAGAAGTTCGAATGGGTTCTGGTAAAGGTGCACCTGAAGGATGGGTTGCAGTTGTTAAACCAGGTAAGATCATGTTTGAAATCGCTGGAGTATCTGAAGAAGTAGCGCGTGAAGCACTACGTCTTGCATCTCATAAATTACCTATTAAAACTAAGTTTGTAAAACGCGAAGAAATTGGTGGTGAAATCAATGAAGGCTAA
- the rplW gene encoding 50S ribosomal protein L23 produces the protein MKDPRDIIKRPVITEHSSDLMAEKKYTFEVNPKANKTEIKHAIELIFGVKVVGVNTANLKGKFKRMGKYGGYRSDRKKAVIQLSEDSKELEFFESV, from the coding sequence ATGAAGGACCCACGTGATATTATTAAGCGCCCGGTTATTACAGAACACTCTTCAGATCTTATGGCTGAAAAGAAATATACGTTTGAAGTAAATCCGAAAGCGAATAAAACTGAAATCAAACATGCAATCGAATTAATCTTTGGAGTTAAAGTTGTAGGAGTAAATACAGCGAACCTTAAAGGTAAATTTAAGCGTATGGGTAAATACGGTGGTTATCGTTCGGATCGCAAGAAAGCAGTTATTCAGTTATCTGAAGACAGCAAAGAACTAGAATTTTTCGAAAGTGTTTAA
- a CDS encoding sugar ABC transporter substrate-binding protein produces MKINATLILTILFTFYLTACNSNQTTDSQSTDTTDKLLSNPDDIYIGFVMDTLRDDRWYRDKLNFEEKVEELGGIVKTLAANGDQEVQIEQAKLLIKEGVDVLVVIPTNSNEAGEIVELAHEAGVKVISYDKLILDAPVDYYVSFDNVKVGELQAEAILNEVDEGDFAYVGGAETDNNAILFREGAMNILQPYIDSGDINLVYDTYTPEWSPETARDQFASLLSNTNVDAVIAANDGTAGGVIEALGNESNSIPVSGQDAELAAVRRIINGSQTMTVYKSIHSLAHQSADLAMKVAKEEEVETNTTIENGNGAINSILLEPITVTEENIRETIIAENHLTEAEVYE; encoded by the coding sequence ATGAAAATAAATGCTACATTGATTCTTACTATCCTATTTACTTTTTACTTAACTGCTTGTAATAGCAACCAAACTACGGATAGTCAATCCACAGATACAACTGATAAATTACTATCAAATCCAGATGATATATACATTGGTTTTGTTATGGATACATTAAGAGATGACAGATGGTATCGCGACAAACTCAATTTTGAGGAGAAAGTTGAAGAATTAGGTGGTATTGTTAAGACGTTAGCCGCAAACGGTGATCAAGAAGTGCAAATTGAACAAGCTAAGCTTTTGATTAAAGAAGGTGTAGATGTCTTGGTCGTTATACCAACTAATTCAAATGAAGCAGGGGAAATTGTTGAATTGGCACATGAAGCTGGAGTAAAAGTTATTTCTTATGACAAACTCATTCTTGATGCGCCAGTTGATTACTATGTATCCTTTGATAATGTTAAAGTAGGAGAATTACAAGCCGAAGCAATTTTAAACGAAGTGGATGAAGGTGATTTTGCTTATGTCGGTGGAGCAGAAACAGATAATAATGCTATTCTATTTAGAGAAGGAGCAATGAACATATTGCAGCCTTATATAGATAGTGGTGATATAAATCTTGTGTATGATACATACACACCAGAATGGTCACCAGAAACAGCAAGAGATCAGTTCGCAAGCCTTTTATCAAATACAAATGTTGATGCAGTAATTGCTGCAAACGATGGTACAGCAGGAGGAGTAATTGAAGCATTGGGAAATGAAAGTAACTCTATCCCTGTTTCAGGTCAAGATGCAGAGCTGGCAGCTGTTCGCAGAATTATAAATGGTAGTCAGACAATGACAGTATATAAGTCAATTCATTCCCTTGCGCATCAATCAGCGGATTTAGCAATGAAAGTTGCAAAAGAGGAAGAAGTCGAAACAAATACAACAATTGAAAATGGCAATGGCGCAATTAACTCTATACTTTTAGAGCCAATTACAGTTACCGAAGAAAATATCCGAGAAACAATTATTGCTGAAAACCATTTAACAGAAGCAGAAGTATATGAATAA
- the fusA gene encoding elongation factor G, whose translation MPREFSLEKTRNIGIMAHIDAGKTTATERILFYTGRIHKIGETHEGASQMDWMEQEQERGITITSAATTASWKGHRINIIDTPGHVDFTVEVERSLRVLDGSVALLDAQSGVEPQTETVWRQATTYKVPRIVFVNKMDKIGADFEYSLGTLEDRLAANAHPVQLPIGAEDEFEGIIDLIDMEAHYYLDDLGTREEARPIPDAYKEQAEKYRTRLIEAVADLNEDLMMKYLEGEEISNEELKAAVRTATLSVEFYPVFCGSAFKNKGVQLLIDGVIDYLPAPTDVPPIEGHVPQTDEEVVRRADDSEPFSALAFKVATDPYVGKLTFFRVYSGTLDAGSYVKNSSKDKRERVGRILQLHANSRQEIPTVYAGDIAGAVGLKDTSTGDTLCDEKSLVILESMDFPDPVISVAIEPKSKADQDKMSIALGKLAEEDPTFKAETDPETGQTIISGMGELHLDIIVDRMRREFNVGANVGAPQVSYRETFRKAANVEGKFVRQSGGRGQYGHVWITFEPNTEGAGYEFVNKTVGGSVPREYISSVEAGVKEAMQNGVIAGYPLIDLKATLFDGSYHDVDSNETAFKVAASMALKAAKNKCDPALLEPIEKVEIVIPEEYMGDIMGDVTSRRGRVEGMEGRGNAQVVKAFVPLSEMFGYATALRSNTQGRGTYTMHFDHFEEVPKSVGEEIIKKNTGE comes from the coding sequence ATGCCTAGAGAATTCTCCTTGGAAAAGACACGTAATATCGGGATTATGGCCCATATTGATGCTGGTAAGACAACAGCAACTGAACGTATTCTTTTCTATACAGGACGTATCCATAAAATTGGAGAAACACACGAAGGTGCTTCTCAAATGGACTGGATGGAGCAAGAGCAAGAGCGTGGTATTACAATCACATCTGCTGCAACAACTGCTTCATGGAAAGGTCATCGTATCAACATTATAGATACACCAGGACACGTAGACTTCACTGTTGAAGTTGAACGTTCTTTGCGTGTACTTGATGGTTCCGTAGCTTTACTTGATGCACAATCAGGGGTTGAGCCACAAACAGAAACTGTTTGGCGCCAAGCTACAACATATAAAGTTCCTCGTATTGTATTCGTTAATAAAATGGATAAAATAGGTGCGGACTTTGAATATTCGCTTGGGACATTAGAAGATCGTCTAGCTGCAAATGCACATCCAGTGCAACTTCCAATCGGTGCGGAAGATGAATTCGAAGGAATTATCGACCTTATTGATATGGAGGCTCATTACTACTTAGATGATTTAGGTACACGTGAAGAGGCGCGTCCTATCCCTGATGCTTATAAAGAACAAGCAGAAAAATATCGTACAAGGTTGATAGAAGCTGTAGCTGACCTTAACGAAGACCTTATGATGAAATATCTAGAAGGCGAAGAGATTTCTAATGAAGAACTTAAAGCTGCGGTTCGTACTGCTACTCTAAGCGTAGAATTCTACCCAGTCTTTTGTGGTTCAGCTTTCAAAAACAAAGGGGTTCAATTATTAATTGATGGAGTTATAGATTACTTACCTGCTCCAACAGATGTACCTCCTATTGAAGGTCATGTACCACAAACTGATGAAGAGGTTGTTCGACGTGCAGATGATAGCGAACCATTTTCAGCTTTAGCATTTAAGGTTGCAACTGACCCATACGTAGGTAAACTTACATTTTTCCGTGTCTATTCAGGTACGCTTGATGCTGGTTCTTACGTAAAAAACTCATCTAAAGATAAAAGAGAACGTGTTGGACGTATTTTACAACTACATGCTAACTCTCGACAAGAAATCCCTACTGTTTATGCAGGTGATATTGCCGGAGCTGTAGGTTTGAAAGATACTTCTACAGGGGATACTTTATGTGATGAGAAGAGTCTTGTGATTTTAGAATCAATGGACTTTCCAGATCCAGTTATTTCTGTAGCGATTGAACCTAAATCAAAAGCAGATCAGGATAAGATGTCTATTGCATTAGGAAAACTTGCTGAAGAAGATCCTACATTTAAAGCTGAAACTGATCCTGAAACTGGTCAAACAATCATTTCTGGTATGGGTGAACTCCACCTTGATATTATCGTTGATCGTATGAGACGTGAATTCAATGTTGGGGCAAACGTAGGTGCACCGCAGGTATCTTACCGTGAAACATTCCGTAAAGCTGCAAACGTTGAAGGTAAGTTTGTTCGTCAGTCTGGTGGACGTGGACAGTATGGTCACGTTTGGATTACATTCGAACCAAACACTGAAGGCGCAGGTTATGAGTTTGTAAACAAAACTGTCGGTGGTTCTGTACCACGTGAATACATTTCTTCTGTAGAAGCTGGTGTTAAGGAAGCAATGCAGAATGGTGTTATTGCTGGTTATCCACTTATCGACTTGAAGGCAACTTTGTTTGATGGAAGTTACCATGATGTCGATTCCAATGAAACTGCCTTTAAAGTTGCTGCTTCTATGGCACTTAAAGCGGCGAAAAATAAATGTGATCCAGCACTTCTTGAACCAATTGAGAAGGTTGAAATTGTTATCCCAGAAGAATACATGGGTGATATTATGGGTGATGTTACTTCTCGTCGTGGTCGTGTTGAAGGTATGGAAGGACGCGGAAATGCACAAGTTGTTAAAGCGTTTGTTCCACTTTCTGAAATGTTTGGTTATGCAACTGCTCTTCGTTCTAACACACAAGGACGTGGAACTTACACAATGCACTTTGATCACTTTGAAGAAGTGCCAAAGAGTGTTGGAGAAGAAATTATTAAGAAAAACACTGGCGAATAA
- the rplC gene encoding 50S ribosomal protein L3 — MTKGILGRKIGMTQLFLENGELTPVTVIQAEPNVVLQKRTLDNDGYEAIQLGFADKKESRSNKPAKGHAAKASTKPKRFIREFRNANLDDYEVGQELSVEVFQAGDKIDVSGTSKGKGFQGAIKRHNQSRGPMTHGSRYHRRPGSMGVIDPMRVFKGKNLPGQMGGETVTIQNLEVVKTDVENNLLLVKGNVPGPKKSFVKITSAVKFN; from the coding sequence ATGACGAAAGGAATCTTAGGTCGCAAAATCGGCATGACACAACTGTTTTTAGAAAACGGTGAACTAACGCCGGTAACAGTTATTCAAGCAGAGCCAAACGTAGTGCTTCAAAAAAGAACACTAGACAATGACGGCTATGAAGCTATTCAATTAGGTTTCGCTGACAAAAAAGAATCACGTTCAAACAAACCAGCTAAAGGACATGCTGCAAAAGCGAGCACGAAACCTAAGCGCTTCATTCGTGAATTCCGTAACGCTAATCTTGATGACTATGAAGTAGGTCAAGAACTTAGTGTAGAGGTTTTCCAAGCTGGAGACAAAATTGATGTTTCAGGAACGTCTAAGGGTAAAGGTTTCCAAGGTGCGATCAAGCGTCACAATCAATCTCGCGGACCTATGACACACGGTTCTCGTTATCATAGACGTCCAGGTTCAATGGGTGTTATTGATCCAATGCGTGTGTTTAAAGGTAAAAATTTACCTGGACAAATGGGTGGAGAAACAGTTACAATTCAAAACCTAGAAGTTGTTAAAACAGATGTAGAAAACAACCTTTTATTAGTAAAAGGTAATGTACCTGGTCCGAAAAAGTCATTTGTAAAAATTACAAGTGCAGTAAAGTTCAACTAA
- the rplB gene encoding 50S ribosomal protein L2: MAIKKYKPTSNGRRGMSGSDFAEITATEPEKTLLSPLFKRGGRNNQGKLTVRHQGGGHKRKYRIIDFKREKDGIPGRVATIEYDPNRTANIALIHYADGEKRYILAPKGLEVGTNVVSGPDADIKSGNALPLMSIPIGTVIHNVELKPGRGGQLARSAGSQAQILGREDKYVLVRLSSGEVRLVLGTCRATIGQVGNLEHELINVGKAGRSRWKGIRPTVRGSVMNPNDHPHGGGEGRAPIGRKSPMSPWGKPTLGYKTRKRNKPSSKFIVRKRKK, encoded by the coding sequence ATGGCAATTAAGAAGTATAAACCAACTTCAAATGGTAGACGAGGAATGTCAGGTTCTGACTTTGCTGAAATTACAGCAACTGAGCCGGAAAAAACATTGCTTAGCCCACTATTTAAACGTGGTGGAAGAAATAACCAAGGTAAACTAACTGTTCGTCATCAAGGTGGAGGACACAAACGTAAATACCGTATTATTGATTTCAAACGTGAAAAAGATGGTATACCAGGCCGCGTTGCTACGATCGAATACGATCCAAACCGTACTGCTAACATCGCTTTAATTCACTATGCAGATGGAGAAAAACGTTATATCTTAGCTCCAAAAGGATTGGAAGTAGGAACAAATGTTGTTTCTGGTCCTGATGCAGATATCAAATCAGGTAATGCATTACCGCTTATGAGTATCCCGATTGGTACGGTTATTCATAATGTAGAGTTGAAACCTGGACGTGGAGGACAACTTGCTCGTTCTGCGGGGTCTCAAGCTCAGATTTTAGGTCGTGAAGATAAATATGTTCTTGTACGTTTATCATCAGGCGAAGTACGCCTAGTACTAGGAACTTGTCGAGCTACAATTGGTCAAGTTGGAAATCTAGAGCATGAACTTATTAACGTAGGTAAAGCTGGACGTTCTCGTTGGAAAGGTATTCGCCCTACAGTTCGTGGTTCTGTAATGAACCCTAACGATCACCCACACGGTGGTGGTGAAGGACGCGCACCAATCGGACGTAAATCGCCAATGTCTCCTTGGGGTAAACCAACTCTTGGTTACAAAACGCGTAAACGCAACAAGCCATCAAGTAAGTTTATTGTACGTAAACGTAAAAAATAA
- the tuf gene encoding elongation factor Tu, which yields MGKEKYDRSKDHVNVGTIGHVDHGKTTLTAAISTVLHNRSGSGTAMAYDQIDGAPEERERGITISTAHVEYETETRHYAHVDCPGHADYVKNMITGAAQMDGAILVVSAADGPMPQTREHILLSRQVGVPAIVVFLNKCDMVDDEELLELVEMEVRDLLGEYDFPGDDVPVIKGSALKALEGEEKYVNAIYELMDAVDEYIPRPDRDVEKPFMMPVEDVFSITGRGTVATGRVERGVVKVGDEIDIIGLSDAPKKSTVTGVEMFRKLLDYAEAGDNIGALLRGVSRDDIGRGQVLAKPGTITPHTTFKAEVYVLSKEEGGRHTPFFNNYRPQFYFRTTDVTGIIQLPEGVEMVMPGDNVEMTVDLISPIALEEGTKFSIREGGRTVGAGVVATITK from the coding sequence ATGGGTAAAGAAAAATACGACCGCTCCAAAGACCACGTTAACGTTGGTACTATTGGACACGTTGACCATGGTAAAACTACACTAACAGCTGCAATTTCTACAGTACTACACAATCGTTCAGGTTCAGGTACTGCAATGGCTTATGATCAAATTGACGGTGCTCCTGAAGAGCGCGAACGTGGAATCACAATCTCAACAGCACACGTTGAGTATGAAACAGAAACGCGTCACTATGCACACGTTGACTGTCCAGGACACGCTGACTATGTTAAAAACATGATCACAGGTGCTGCACAAATGGATGGAGCTATCTTAGTTGTTTCTGCAGCTGATGGTCCAATGCCACAAACTCGTGAGCACATCTTACTTTCACGTCAAGTAGGTGTACCTGCAATTGTTGTATTCTTAAACAAATGTGACATGGTAGACGATGAAGAACTTCTTGAGTTAGTAGAAATGGAAGTACGTGACCTTCTTGGTGAATATGACTTCCCTGGAGATGACGTTCCAGTTATCAAAGGTTCTGCACTTAAAGCTCTTGAAGGCGAAGAGAAATATGTTAATGCAATCTATGAATTAATGGATGCTGTTGACGAATATATTCCTCGTCCTGACCGTGATGTTGAAAAACCTTTCATGATGCCAGTTGAGGATGTATTCTCAATCACTGGTCGTGGAACAGTTGCTACTGGTCGTGTTGAGCGTGGAGTAGTTAAAGTTGGAGACGAGATTGACATTATTGGTCTTTCTGATGCTCCTAAAAAATCAACTGTTACTGGTGTTGAAATGTTCCGTAAGCTTCTTGACTATGCAGAAGCTGGCGATAACATTGGTGCACTTCTTCGCGGGGTTTCTCGTGATGATATCGGCCGTGGACAAGTACTTGCTAAACCAGGTACAATCACTCCACACACAACTTTTAAAGCAGAAGTTTATGTTTTATCAAAAGAAGAGGGTGGCCGTCACACGCCATTTTTCAATAACTACCGTCCACAGTTTTACTTCCGTACTACGGATGTAACTGGTATTATTCAACTTCCTGAAGGCGTAGAAATGGTTATGCCTGGAGATAACGTTGAAATGACAGTAGATCTTATTTCACCAATCGCACTTGAAGAGGGAACTAAGTTCTCAATTCGTGAAGGTGGCCGTACTGTAGGCGCCGGTGTTGTTGCAACTATTACTAAATAA
- the rplV gene encoding 50S ribosomal protein L22, with translation MQVQAKAVAKTVRIAPRKVRLVIDLIRGKDVGEAIAILKHTQRGASPVVEKALNSAIANAEHNYEMNIDNLYVSEAYVNEGVTLKRFRPRAMGRASQINKRTSHITVVVSEKKEG, from the coding sequence ATGCAAGTTCAAGCTAAAGCCGTTGCAAAAACTGTTCGAATTGCTCCTCGTAAAGTTCGTTTGGTAATTGATTTAATTCGAGGAAAAGATGTTGGAGAAGCCATTGCAATATTAAAGCACACACAACGTGGCGCTTCACCTGTTGTTGAAAAAGCACTTAATTCTGCGATTGCTAATGCAGAACATAACTATGAAATGAACATTGATAACTTATATGTATCAGAAGCATATGTAAACGAAGGCGTTACTTTGAAACGTTTCCGTCCACGTGCAATGGGTCGTGCAAGTCAAATCAATAAAAGAACAAGCCACATTACCGTGGTTGTATCAGAAAAGAAGGAGGGATAA
- the rpsJ gene encoding 30S ribosomal protein S10: MAKEKIRIRLKAYDHRILDQSAEKIVDTAKRSGAGVSGPIPLPTERTVYTVLRAVHKYKDSREQFEMRTHKRLIDIVSPTPKTVDALMRLDLPSGVDIEIKL, translated from the coding sequence ATGGCAAAAGAAAAAATCAGAATTCGTTTAAAAGCATATGATCATAGAATCTTAGATCAATCAGCTGAGAAGATTGTTGATACTGCAAAGCGTTCTGGAGCTGGAGTATCTGGTCCAATTCCATTACCTACAGAAAGAACAGTTTATACGGTATTACGTGCGGTGCATAAATACAAAGATTCACGTGAGCAATTTGAAATGCGCACACACAAACGTCTAATTGACATAGTAAGTCCTACACCGAAAACGGTTGATGCGCTTATGCGTCTTGACTTACCATCAGGTGTAGATATAGAAATCAAACTTTAA
- the rplD gene encoding 50S ribosomal protein L4 — MPKVALYNQSGSQVGDIEINDAVFGIEPNEHVLHDAVVMQQASRRQGTHAVKNRSAVRGGGRKPWRQKGTGRARQGTIRAPQWVGGGVVFGPTPRSYSYKLPKKVRRLALRSALSSKVKEDSLIVLEGLAFNAPKTKEFVNLLNVLKVDTKVLIVTADKDEVVARSANNLPNAKVLPVSEVNVIDLLTHDKLILTKDAAEKAGEVLA; from the coding sequence ATGCCTAAAGTAGCACTATATAACCAAAGTGGATCGCAAGTAGGCGATATAGAAATAAACGATGCAGTGTTTGGTATTGAGCCAAACGAACACGTGTTACATGATGCGGTAGTAATGCAACAAGCATCTCGCCGTCAAGGTACACACGCTGTAAAGAATCGTTCAGCAGTAAGAGGCGGTGGCCGTAAGCCATGGCGCCAAAAAGGTACAGGACGTGCTCGTCAAGGTACTATTCGTGCACCACAATGGGTTGGTGGTGGAGTAGTATTTGGACCAACGCCGCGTAGCTATAGCTATAAATTACCTAAAAAAGTTCGTCGTTTAGCTCTTCGTTCAGCACTTTCTTCTAAAGTGAAAGAAGATAGTCTGATTGTTTTAGAAGGATTGGCATTCAATGCACCTAAAACAAAAGAGTTTGTAAATCTACTAAATGTTTTAAAAGTTGATACAAAAGTTTTAATTGTAACAGCAGATAAAGATGAAGTAGTTGCACGTTCTGCAAACAACCTACCAAATGCAAAAGTTTTACCTGTAAGCGAAGTTAATGTAATAGACTTGCTTACGCATGACAAGCTGATCTTGACTAAAGATGCAGCAGAAAAAGCAGGGGAGGTGCTTGCATAA